In Aureibaculum algae, the following are encoded in one genomic region:
- the porM gene encoding type IX secretion system motor protein PorM/GldM, which produces MAGGKLSPRQKMINLMYLVFIAMLAMNMSKQVLSAFGFMNEKLAASNVSAEQQNAATYASLATKAADQPEKYAEHNTNAQKVQALSLDFNAHLEKMKEELTKDVEDPTNYESMDGTDAGDSFFFAGEKFTPAGEEFLSKLNNYRTEVTSLLGDDYKDITSKVNARFDTSDQKIKDGEGTQTWLKNRYEGFPLITTITNLSQLQADIKSTENEMLMAMVQGQLESDVSMRNYTTILVPDNPATLQGANFKGKIVLGKYDATLKPTKVIINGKEITNIEGGGAILDFPSGNVGENEIKGEFVFKEGDSLVRLPINTKYAVVAKPNSAVISADKMNVVYRGVQNPITISMPGVPDNSISANAPGLRKSTGLGKYMMSPGKGKTVKINVTGKLPDGSSVTSGQTFRIKDIPAPSAAVRGSQYGVIKMPRSSLQKMTIGAIIPDFEFDLKLGVSGFSIKVPGSPTVIVKGTKFNAAAIRALSKARKGDMVTIFDVRASLSGNSGYYLKKVNPLNVELTN; this is translated from the coding sequence ATGGCAGGAGGCAAACTATCACCAAGGCAGAAAATGATTAACTTAATGTATTTGGTATTTATCGCGATGTTAGCAATGAATATGTCAAAACAAGTTTTATCTGCTTTTGGTTTCATGAACGAAAAACTGGCAGCATCTAACGTGTCAGCGGAACAACAGAATGCAGCTACTTATGCTAGTCTGGCTACGAAAGCAGCCGATCAACCAGAGAAGTATGCAGAACACAATACCAATGCTCAGAAGGTACAAGCTTTATCTTTAGACTTTAATGCTCATCTTGAAAAAATGAAAGAAGAGTTAACTAAAGATGTTGAAGACCCTACAAATTATGAGTCTATGGACGGAACGGATGCAGGTGATTCTTTCTTCTTTGCAGGAGAAAAGTTTACTCCAGCTGGTGAAGAGTTTTTAAGTAAACTGAATAACTACCGTACGGAAGTAACATCACTTTTAGGAGATGATTATAAAGACATAACGTCAAAAGTAAATGCACGTTTTGACACTTCTGATCAAAAAATAAAAGATGGTGAAGGAACACAAACATGGTTAAAAAATCGTTATGAAGGTTTTCCTTTAATTACAACAATTACTAACTTATCTCAACTTCAAGCTGATATTAAATCAACAGAAAATGAGATGTTAATGGCAATGGTTCAAGGTCAATTAGAAAGTGATGTTTCAATGAGAAACTACACGACTATTTTAGTACCTGACAACCCAGCTACGTTACAAGGTGCAAACTTTAAAGGTAAAATAGTATTAGGTAAATATGATGCTACTTTAAAACCAACCAAAGTAATTATTAATGGTAAAGAGATCACTAATATTGAAGGTGGTGGTGCAATTTTAGATTTCCCTTCAGGTAATGTAGGTGAGAATGAAATTAAAGGTGAGTTTGTATTTAAAGAAGGTGACTCTTTAGTTAGATTACCAATTAATACTAAATATGCCGTAGTTGCAAAACCTAACAGTGCTGTGATTTCAGCTGATAAAATGAATGTGGTTTATAGAGGTGTACAAAACCCTATTACTATTTCAATGCCAGGTGTACCTGACAATTCAATTTCAGCAAACGCACCAGGTTTACGTAAATCAACAGGTTTAGGTAAGTATATGATGAGTCCTGGTAAAGGTAAAACAGTTAAAATTAATGTAACTGGTAAATTACCTGATGGATCTTCTGTAACTTCTGGACAAACGTTTAGAATTAAAGATATCCCTGCTCCTTCTGCAGCAGTAAGAGGTAGCCAATATGGTGTTATTAAAATGCCTAGAAGTTCTTTACAAAAAATGACTATTGGAGCTATTATACCAGATTTTGAGTTTGACTTAAAACTTGGAGTATCAGGCTTTAGTATTAAAGTTCCTGGATCACCAACAGTGATTGTTAAAGGTACAAAATTCAATGCCGCAGCGATTAGAGCTTTAAGTAAAGCAAGAAAAGGCGACATGGTTACAATATTTGATGTAAGAGCATCGTTATCTGGCAATAGTGGGTATTACTTAAAGAAAGTAAATCCATTAAATGTAGAATTAACAAATTAA
- the porL gene encoding type IX secretion system motor protein PorL/GldL, giving the protein MAGSLKQKKIMNFVYGMGASVVLVGALFKILHFSIGPLTGGVMLTIGLLTEAVIFAFSAFEPVEEDLDWSLVYPELAGGQGQGLDRLSGDVDAESMLSSKLDTMLAEANLDSEKMDRLSTSIQNFAGAAENIAPAANSVAATSKYSEQLTLAASNMESLNSLYKVQYDSASRQSELSEAVAENTVKLKDQMESLATNLSSLNGVYGGMLSAMSNRN; this is encoded by the coding sequence ATGGCAGGATCACTTAAACAGAAAAAAATCATGAACTTCGTTTATGGTATGGGAGCATCAGTAGTATTAGTAGGAGCATTATTCAAAATCTTACACTTTAGCATTGGACCATTAACAGGTGGAGTTATGTTAACAATAGGATTATTAACAGAAGCAGTAATTTTTGCATTCTCTGCATTTGAACCTGTTGAAGAAGACTTAGACTGGTCACTAGTATATCCTGAATTAGCAGGAGGACAAGGACAAGGCTTGGATAGATTATCTGGTGATGTAGATGCTGAAAGCATGTTATCTTCTAAATTAGATACTATGTTAGCTGAAGCAAATCTTGATTCTGAAAAAATGGATAGATTATCTACAAGCATCCAAAATTTTGCAGGTGCCGCAGAAAATATTGCACCAGCTGCAAATTCAGTTGCCGCAACAAGTAAATATAGCGAGCAATTAACATTAGCTGCTTCTAATATGGAATCTTTAAACAGTTTGTATAAAGTGCAGTATGATAGTGCATCAAGACAATCTGAATTGAGTGAAGCAGTTGCTGAAAACACAGTAAAACTTAAAGATCAAATGGAATCTTTAGCAACAAACTTATCATCATTGAATGGTGTTTATGGAGGTATGCTATCTGCTATGTCAAATAGAAACTAA
- the porK gene encoding T9SS ring complex lipoprotein PorK/GldK has translation MRKVTVYFLLAVFALATSCGSSDRGELTGVRSKKKFFPEKPLGMTLIPGGAFTMGKTDEDIAGALNTPSRTVTVRPFYMDETEITNAEYREFVVWVRDSIVRTQLAILAEEQGFGAASADLDAGASSGNEDGIQKYKFAEPDTTANVYYKYMMDNYGSLGDLNSPTEGKALNWEPELVWNIAEYPDASYAEAMDSLYLPITEVFDGRRIVDTKKLSYLYYTFDPEGAARKSSNRKDFIKKNTVEIYPDTTVWVKDFNYSYNDPMHQDYFWHQAYNDYPVVGVSWPQAKAFCDFRTQKKNRFLANKGAGKVPNFRLPTETEWEFAARGGLEYAKYPWGGPYTETDRGCFMANFKPQRGDYAADGALYTMEAKSFTPNDYGLYNMAGNVSEWTDTAYDPASYYLGSTMNPNVNDSGNQRKVIRGGSWKDVAYFLEVSTRDYEYGDSARSYVGFRTVQDYMGVK, from the coding sequence ATGAGAAAAGTAACCGTTTATTTTTTACTTGCTGTATTTGCTTTAGCAACCAGTTGTGGATCTAGCGACCGAGGAGAGTTAACAGGTGTTAGGTCTAAAAAGAAATTTTTCCCTGAGAAACCATTAGGAATGACATTAATTCCAGGTGGTGCCTTTACAATGGGTAAAACAGATGAGGATATTGCAGGTGCATTAAACACACCATCCAGAACTGTAACTGTAAGACCATTTTATATGGACGAAACAGAAATTACAAACGCTGAATATAGAGAGTTTGTAGTATGGGTAAGAGATTCTATTGTAAGAACTCAATTAGCCATTCTTGCAGAAGAACAAGGTTTTGGTGCAGCTAGTGCCGATTTAGATGCAGGTGCATCTTCAGGTAACGAAGATGGTATTCAAAAATACAAATTTGCAGAACCCGATACTACTGCCAATGTATATTATAAATATATGATGGATAACTACGGTAGCTTAGGTGATTTAAATTCACCAACTGAAGGTAAAGCATTAAACTGGGAACCTGAATTGGTTTGGAATATAGCAGAATATCCTGATGCAAGTTATGCAGAAGCGATGGACAGTTTATATTTACCAATCACTGAGGTTTTTGACGGTAGAAGAATTGTTGATACTAAAAAACTATCATACTTATACTACACTTTCGATCCAGAAGGTGCTGCAAGAAAAAGTAGTAATAGAAAAGACTTTATCAAGAAAAATACAGTAGAAATATATCCTGATACAACAGTTTGGGTAAAAGATTTTAATTACTCATATAACGACCCAATGCACCAAGATTATTTCTGGCATCAAGCATACAATGACTACCCTGTAGTTGGCGTATCATGGCCACAAGCCAAAGCTTTTTGTGACTTTAGAACTCAAAAGAAAAACAGATTTTTAGCTAATAAAGGTGCAGGTAAAGTTCCTAACTTTAGATTACCAACTGAAACTGAGTGGGAATTTGCTGCTCGTGGAGGCTTAGAATATGCTAAATACCCTTGGGGTGGTCCTTATACGGAAACTGATAGAGGTTGTTTTATGGCAAACTTTAAACCACAAAGGGGAGATTATGCTGCTGATGGGGCTTTATATACCATGGAAGCAAAGTCTTTTACACCTAATGACTACGGTTTATATAACATGGCAGGTAATGTTTCAGAATGGACTGACACTGCTTATGACCCAGCTTCTTATTACTTAGGTTCTACAATGAACCCTAATGTAAATGATAGCGGTAATCAAAGAAAAGTAATTCGTGGAGGATCTTGGAAAGATGTAGCTTATTTCTTAGAAGTAAGTACAAGAGATTACGAATATGGAGATTCTGCAAGAAGTTATGTAGGCTTTAGAACAGTACAAGATTATATGGGTGTTAAATAA
- a CDS encoding formimidoylglutamase: MSFEFLNPVEDVVVAHSALLPNQSLGQRIAIHSKQNGIPELKGVHIAIIGVEEGRRAEDNFGAGNNFGVIRKYLYQLFPGNWFSKIVDLGNIPQGETEEDSYFALQEIIVYLVKNNIIPIIIGGGQDLTYANYRAYDKLEQTVNLTTVDTKFDLGTIEEEISSTSFLSKVIMEQPSNLFNYSNIGYQTYFNSQEEIDLLEKLYFDTYRLGEITNDIKIVEPVFRDTDVVSIDIGSVRRAEAPANNNAVPNGFYGETICAISRYAGISDKVSSFGIYEYNAKLDEKDQTAHLIAQMIWYFIEGFNFRTNEYPFTSKKDYTKYIVPIEDTTINFFKSNKSDRWWMEVEHPNNKTTKHTLIPCTYQDYLRAGNQVIPERWWKTFRKLN, encoded by the coding sequence ATGAGTTTTGAATTCTTAAATCCTGTTGAAGATGTTGTTGTGGCACATTCGGCTTTATTACCTAATCAATCGTTAGGTCAAAGGATTGCTATTCATTCAAAACAAAATGGAATTCCTGAATTAAAAGGGGTACATATTGCTATTATAGGTGTTGAAGAAGGAAGAAGAGCGGAAGACAATTTTGGTGCTGGTAATAATTTTGGTGTCATACGAAAATATCTATATCAATTATTTCCAGGCAACTGGTTTTCAAAAATTGTCGATTTAGGCAATATCCCTCAAGGCGAAACGGAAGAAGACTCCTATTTTGCACTTCAAGAAATAATAGTCTATTTAGTTAAAAATAATATCATCCCAATAATTATAGGTGGCGGTCAAGACTTAACCTATGCTAATTATAGAGCGTATGATAAATTAGAACAAACCGTTAATCTTACCACAGTAGATACAAAGTTTGATTTAGGTACTATTGAAGAAGAAATATCTTCAACCTCTTTTTTGAGTAAAGTAATTATGGAGCAACCAAGTAATCTATTTAATTATAGTAATATTGGTTATCAGACGTATTTTAACTCGCAAGAAGAAATTGATTTATTAGAAAAATTATATTTCGACACGTATAGATTGGGTGAAATTACCAATGATATAAAAATAGTAGAACCTGTTTTTCGAGATACGGATGTTGTAAGTATTGATATTGGTTCTGTAAGACGAGCGGAAGCACCTGCGAACAATAATGCTGTACCGAACGGATTTTATGGTGAGACGATATGTGCTATTTCCAGATATGCAGGTATCAGTGATAAAGTTTCTTCTTTTGGAATTTACGAATACAATGCCAAATTAGATGAAAAAGACCAAACCGCACATTTAATTGCCCAGATGATATGGTATTTTATTGAAGGTTTTAATTTTAGAACTAATGAATACCCTTTTACATCAAAAAAAGATTACACAAAATATATAGTACCTATTGAAGACACTACAATCAACTTCTTCAAAAGTAATAAAAGTGACAGATGGTGGATGGAAGTTGAACATCCAAATAATAAAACTACAAAGCATACGTTAATACCTTGTACGTATCAAGATTATTTACGAGCAGGAAATCAAGTTATTCCAGAAAGATGGTGGAAAACTTTTAGAAAATTAAATTAG
- the topA gene encoding type I DNA topoisomerase — MAKNLVIVESPAKAKTIEKFLGKDFQVESSYGHIADLPSRELGVNVEGDFTPEYIVSDDKKAVVKKLKSLAKKADTVWLASDEDREGEAIAWHLFEQLKLDLENTKRIVFHEITKTAILKAVENPRSINYNLVNAQQARRVLDRLVGYELSPVLWRKVKGGLSAGRVQSVAVRLIVEREREIESFNPIASYRIDAEFSNEEGKTFKAKLPKNFETREAAEKFLKSCTGAAFKVADLQTKPAKKSPAAPFTTSTLQQEASRKLYFPVAKTMIMAQRLYEAGLITYMRTDSVNLSEDAKNAAAEEITSSYGSEYSNPRNFKSKSKNAQEAHEAIRPTDMSLHESSIGKDEDRLYSLIWKRTLASQMSDAKLERTNVKISNTKNKQILTANGEVITFEGFLKVYLEGTDNEDEEQEGMLPKLAVNETLKNNYITATERYTRAPGRFTEASLVKQLEELGIGRPSTYAPTISTIQRREYVDKGSIDGVERKYTELKLKSDKLTEKELTEKVGSDKGKLVPTDIGKIVNDFLVEHFKTVLDFGFTAKVEEEFDDIARGKEDWTSMIKDFYEKFHPRVEDVSENAERAKGERLLGIDPESGKNVYSRLGRFGAMVQIGEVTDEEKPKFASLQLGQTLETVTYEEAMDLFKLPKTIGEYEGEEIIVNNGRFGPYVKFGTKFISLDKGENPMDVDMERATVLIKAKQEADAPIAHYKELPVQKGVGRFGPFIKYDGMFINVNKKYDFDNLTQANIEELIEVKIQKEIDKLIHNWEEEGIRVEKARWGRFNIIKGKLKIEMPKTTDAEKLTLEEVLEIIEKKTPKKKPRKKAAKKPAKKKK; from the coding sequence ATGGCAAAAAATTTAGTAATTGTTGAGTCACCTGCAAAAGCAAAAACCATTGAAAAATTTTTAGGTAAAGATTTTCAGGTTGAATCGAGTTATGGTCATATTGCCGATCTGCCTTCAAGGGAATTAGGTGTAAATGTAGAAGGAGATTTTACTCCAGAATACATTGTTTCTGATGATAAGAAGGCGGTAGTAAAAAAATTAAAAAGTCTTGCCAAAAAAGCAGATACCGTATGGCTAGCTAGTGATGAGGATCGAGAGGGTGAAGCAATTGCATGGCATTTATTTGAGCAATTAAAATTAGATTTAGAGAATACAAAACGAATTGTTTTTCATGAGATTACAAAAACAGCGATTCTAAAAGCTGTTGAAAATCCGAGAAGCATCAATTATAATTTAGTTAATGCACAACAAGCCCGTAGGGTTTTAGATAGGTTGGTAGGTTATGAACTTTCACCTGTTTTATGGCGGAAAGTAAAAGGAGGATTATCAGCAGGTAGGGTACAATCAGTTGCTGTACGTTTAATTGTAGAACGCGAACGTGAAATTGAAAGTTTTAATCCTATTGCTTCTTACAGAATAGATGCTGAATTTAGCAATGAAGAAGGTAAAACTTTTAAAGCTAAACTCCCGAAGAATTTTGAGACAAGAGAAGCCGCTGAAAAGTTTTTAAAATCTTGTACAGGTGCAGCTTTCAAAGTAGCTGATTTACAGACAAAACCAGCAAAAAAATCACCAGCAGCACCATTTACAACCTCAACTTTACAACAAGAAGCCTCTCGTAAGTTATATTTTCCAGTTGCCAAAACAATGATTATGGCACAACGCTTATATGAAGCGGGACTTATAACATACATGAGGACAGATAGTGTAAACTTATCTGAAGATGCTAAGAACGCAGCTGCTGAAGAAATCACATCATCATACGGTTCAGAATATAGTAACCCAAGAAATTTCAAATCTAAGTCTAAAAATGCTCAAGAAGCTCACGAAGCGATTCGACCTACTGACATGAGCTTACATGAGTCTTCAATAGGTAAAGATGAAGATAGATTATATAGTCTAATTTGGAAAAGAACCTTAGCCTCTCAAATGAGTGATGCTAAGTTAGAACGTACCAACGTAAAAATTAGCAACACAAAAAATAAACAAATTTTAACTGCTAATGGAGAGGTAATCACTTTTGAAGGCTTTTTGAAAGTTTATTTAGAAGGTACAGATAATGAAGATGAAGAACAAGAAGGCATGTTACCTAAACTTGCTGTAAACGAAACGTTAAAAAATAATTACATTACCGCAACCGAACGTTATACAAGAGCTCCTGGTAGATTTACGGAAGCTTCTTTAGTAAAACAATTGGAAGAATTGGGTATTGGTCGTCCGTCAACATATGCACCTACTATCTCTACAATTCAACGTAGAGAGTATGTAGACAAAGGCTCTATTGATGGTGTAGAACGAAAATATACGGAGCTAAAACTTAAATCGGATAAACTTACTGAAAAAGAACTTACTGAAAAAGTAGGTTCTGATAAAGGCAAGTTGGTACCTACCGATATCGGTAAAATTGTAAATGACTTTTTAGTTGAGCATTTTAAAACAGTATTGGATTTTGGTTTTACAGCGAAAGTTGAAGAAGAATTTGATGATATTGCTAGAGGTAAAGAAGATTGGACCTCAATGATAAAAGATTTTTATGAAAAATTTCATCCAAGAGTTGAAGATGTTTCTGAAAATGCAGAAAGAGCTAAAGGTGAACGTTTATTAGGAATAGACCCTGAATCTGGCAAAAATGTGTATTCGCGTTTGGGTAGATTTGGTGCTATGGTACAAATTGGTGAAGTTACAGATGAAGAAAAACCTAAGTTTGCTAGTTTACAACTAGGTCAGACGTTAGAAACGGTAACTTATGAAGAAGCTATGGATCTTTTTAAATTACCTAAAACAATAGGTGAATATGAAGGTGAAGAAATTATTGTAAATAATGGTAGGTTTGGACCTTATGTGAAGTTTGGAACAAAATTCATTTCTTTAGATAAAGGTGAAAACCCTATGGATGTTGATATGGAAAGAGCCACTGTGCTTATTAAGGCCAAACAAGAAGCTGATGCACCAATTGCTCATTATAAAGAGTTACCTGTGCAAAAAGGTGTGGGTAGATTTGGCCCCTTCATTAAATATGATGGCATGTTTATCAATGTAAACAAAAAATACGATTTTGATAACTTGACTCAAGCTAACATTGAAGAGTTGATTGAAGTTAAAATTCAAAAAGAAATAGATAAACTTATTCACAATTGGGAAGAAGAAGGAATTAGAGTAGAAAAAGCAAGATGGGGCAGGTTTAATATTATTAAAGGCAAACTTAAAATTGAAATGCCTAAAACGACTGATGCCGAAAAATTGACCCTGGAAGAAGTGCTAGAAATTATTGAAAAGAAAACTCCCAAGAAAAAACCAAGAAAAAAGGCTGCTAAAAAACCAGCTAAAAAGAAAAAATAA
- the miaB gene encoding tRNA (N6-isopentenyl adenosine(37)-C2)-methylthiotransferase MiaB, with protein MHTEKIIEENKQGQSLVAEKVTGNDKKLFIESYGCQMNMSDSEIVASILVKEGFNTTQKLEEADLVLVNTCSIRDNAEQTIRKRLQYYNSVKRTKNPSMKVGVLGCMAERLKSKFLEEEKIVDLVVGPDAYRDLPNLVEEVEAGRDAINVILSKEETYGDVSPVRLQSNGVSAFVSITRGCDNMCTFCVVPFTRGRERSRDPKSIIEEIRDLKQKNFKEVTLLGQNVDSYLWYGGGLKKDFVKASEIAQSTAVDFAQLLDLCAEEFPKIRFRFSTSNPQDMHLDVLHVMAKHKNICKYIHLPVQSGSTRILERMNRQHTREEYMELVDNVRRILPDCSISQDMITGFCGETEEDHQDTLSLLEYVKYDFGFMFAYSERPGTLAAKKFEDDIPLAVKKRRLAEVIALQLKHSHYWTKKHVGNVEEVLIEGTSKKNENEWKGRNTQNTIVVFPKEHYKMGDFVNVKINSCTSATLIGTAVGYSENN; from the coding sequence ATGCATACAGAGAAAATAATAGAAGAAAATAAACAAGGTCAATCTTTAGTTGCTGAAAAGGTAACTGGTAATGACAAAAAGTTATTTATAGAAAGTTACGGTTGTCAAATGAACATGAGCGACAGTGAGATCGTAGCATCTATATTGGTTAAGGAAGGGTTTAATACCACACAAAAATTAGAAGAAGCTGATTTAGTGTTGGTAAACACCTGTTCTATCCGAGATAACGCAGAGCAAACCATAAGAAAAAGATTACAATATTATAACTCGGTTAAGCGTACAAAAAACCCATCCATGAAAGTGGGCGTGTTAGGTTGTATGGCTGAACGTTTAAAATCGAAATTTTTAGAAGAAGAAAAAATTGTCGATTTAGTAGTTGGTCCAGATGCGTATAGAGATTTGCCTAATTTAGTTGAAGAGGTAGAAGCAGGACGCGATGCAATTAATGTTATTTTGTCTAAGGAAGAGACTTATGGAGATGTTTCGCCAGTTAGATTACAATCTAATGGTGTTTCTGCATTTGTATCGATAACAAGAGGGTGTGATAATATGTGTACTTTCTGCGTTGTACCTTTTACGAGAGGAAGAGAACGTAGTCGTGATCCTAAAAGTATTATTGAAGAAATAAGAGACCTAAAACAAAAGAATTTTAAGGAAGTTACCTTACTTGGTCAGAATGTAGATAGTTATTTATGGTATGGTGGTGGATTGAAAAAGGATTTTGTTAAAGCTTCAGAGATTGCTCAAAGTACAGCGGTTGATTTTGCTCAATTATTGGACTTATGTGCTGAAGAGTTTCCTAAAATTCGTTTCAGGTTTTCTACGTCTAATCCGCAAGACATGCATTTAGATGTTTTACATGTTATGGCAAAGCATAAGAATATTTGTAAATACATTCACTTGCCTGTTCAGTCTGGTAGTACTAGAATTTTAGAGAGAATGAATCGCCAACATACGCGAGAAGAATATATGGAGTTGGTAGATAATGTTCGTAGAATATTGCCTGATTGCTCAATATCGCAAGATATGATTACCGGATTTTGTGGTGAAACAGAAGAAGATCATCAAGATACTTTATCATTATTAGAATATGTAAAATACGATTTTGGGTTTATGTTTGCCTATTCTGAAAGACCGGGTACACTGGCGGCTAAAAAGTTTGAAGATGACATTCCACTAGCGGTCAAAAAGAGACGCTTGGCAGAAGTTATCGCATTGCAATTAAAACATTCACATTATTGGACTAAAAAACATGTAGGTAATGTGGAAGAAGTACTCATTGAAGGTACCTCAAAAAAGAATGAAAATGAATGGAAAGGTAGAAATACACAAAATACTATTGTAGTTTTTCCAAAAGAACACTACAAAATGGGTGATTTTGTAAACGTAAAAATAAATTCTTGTACCTCTGCAACCTTAATTGGAACAGCGGTTGGGTATTCAGAGAATAATTGA